One segment of Tenrec ecaudatus isolate mTenEca1 chromosome 1, mTenEca1.hap1, whole genome shotgun sequence DNA contains the following:
- the CTSK gene encoding cathepsin K, with protein MWGLTVLLLPMVSFALYPEETLDTQWELWKKTYGKQYNSKVDESSRRLIWEKNLKYISTHNLEASLGIHTYELAMNHLGDMTSEEVVQKMTGLKVPPSNFRNNDTLYVPDWEGRAPDSVDYRKKGYVTPVKDQGVCGSCWAFSSVGALEGQLKKKTGKLLNLSPQNLVDCVSENDGCGGGYMTNAFQYVQKNRGIDSEDAYPYVGQDESCMYNPTGKAAKCRGYREIPEGNEKALKRAVARVGPISVGIDASLSSFHFYSKGVYYDESCNSDNLNHAVLAVGYGALKGIKHWIVKNSWGESWGSKGYVLMARNKNNACGIANLASFPKM; from the exons ATGTGGGGGCTCACGGTTCTACTGCTGCCCATGGTGAGTTTTGCTCTGTACCCTGAGGAGACCCTGGACACCCAATGGGAGCTTTGGAAGAAGACCTATGGGAAGCAGTATAATAGCAAG GTGGATGAAAGCTCTCGGCGTTTAATTTGGGAAAAGAACTTGAAGTATATCTCCACCCACAACCTTGAGGCCTCTCTTGGTATTCACACATATGAACTGGCCATGAACCACTTGGGGGACATG accagtgaagagGTGGTTCAGAAGATGACAGGGCTGAAAGTTCCCCCCTCTAATTTCCGTAATAATGACACCCTCTATGTTCCAGACTGGGAAGGCAGAGCTCCAGACTCTGTTGACTATCGAAAGAAGGGATATGTCACTCCTGTCAAAGACCAG GGAGTATGTGGTTCCTGTTGGGCTTTTAGCTCTGTGGGTGCCTTGGAAGGCCAACTCAAGAAGAAAACTGGAAAACTCTTAAATCTGAGCCCCCAGAATCTCGTGGATTGTGTGTCTGAGAATGATGGCTGTGGAGGAGGCTATATGACCAATGCCTTTCAGTACGTGCAAAAGAACCGGGGTATTGACTCTGAAGATGCCTATCCATACGTAGGACAG gatgaaagttgtatgtacaACCCAACAGGCAAGGCTGCCAAATGCAGAGGGTACAGAGAGATCCCTGAGGGCAATGAGAAAGCCCTGAAGAGGGCAGTGGCCCGGGTAggacccatctctgtgggcatcgATGCCAGCCTGTCCTCCTTCCACTTTTACAGCAAAG GCGTGTATTACGATGAAAGCTGCAACAGCGACAATCTGAACCATGCGGTGTTGGCCGTGGGCTATGGCGCCCTGAAGGGAATAAAGCACTGGATAGTGAAAAACAG